A window from Setaria italica strain Yugu1 chromosome VIII, Setaria_italica_v2.0, whole genome shotgun sequence encodes these proteins:
- the LOC101769311 gene encoding LOW QUALITY PROTEIN: uncharacterized protein LOC101769311 (The sequence of the model RefSeq protein was modified relative to this genomic sequence to represent the inferred CDS: inserted 1 base in 1 codon; deleted 2 bases in 1 codon): MGGAAKPPPLVCFKWPWGSNPTLSLDPGPSASPCGDLEXPWLFKSIRTLAQGLIVAGNLPSPSASAAAGGGGTRRRRWWGSPGPRRWRQTAVRGDTEQRVLAVALASGRPATVLEFYSPRCCLCASLQGSCGSWRSSCGDMQEQ; this comes from the exons ATGGGCGGTGCCGCGAAGCCGCCCCCGCTTGTCTGCTTCAAGTGGCCATGGGGGTCTAACCCCACCCTGTCGCTGGACCCCGGCCCGAGC GCGAGCCCCTGCGGAGACCTTG CTCCATGGCTCTTCAAATCCATCCGCACCCTCGCGCAGGGCCTCATCGTCGCCGGCAACCTCCCTTCGCCCtctgcctctgccgccgccgggggaggcggaacaaggaggaggagatggtggGGGAGCCCGGGGCCGCGCAGGTGGAGGCAGACCGCGGTCCGCGGGGACACGGAGCAGCGGGTGCTGGCGGTGGCGCTGGCCAGCGGGAGGCCCGCAACAGTGCTCGAGTTCTACTCACCGCGGTGCTGCCTCTGCGCATCGCTGCAGGGCTCGTGCGGGAGTTGGAGGAGCAGCTGTGGAGATATGCAAGAACAATGA